Proteins co-encoded in one Acanthopagrus latus isolate v.2019 chromosome 10, fAcaLat1.1, whole genome shotgun sequence genomic window:
- the LOC119027030 gene encoding type-2 ice-structuring protein-like isoform X2 has translation MPAPLVTRLGVITSNICITSTTKMLTVSLLVCAMMALTRAAEGEADSNSGPDGISTLAVIAPSCPDGWTSYNDHCFLYVPTTMTWANAEKHCQTQGGNLASVHSFEEHNAIQSMIQGQMMGYPLTWLGGYDATQEGTWFWSDGTPFTINYWAPGQPDNRANAHCLLMNFGDEKKFDDQPCDYSKSFVCGKKL, from the exons ATGCCTGCTCCTCTGGTGACGAGGCTGGGAG TCATCACTTCGAACATCTGTATCACCTCGACCACAAAGATGCTGACCGTGTCTCTACTTGTCTGTGCCATGATGGCTCTGACCAGAGCTGCTG AAGGAGAGGCTGATTCAAACTCAGGACCAGACg GCATCAGCACCCTAGCTGTGATAGCACCATCCTGTCCTGATGGTTGGACAAGTTACAATGATCACTGTTTCCTCTACGTTCCAACTACCATGACCTGGGCCAATGCTGAG AAACACTGTCAGACTCAGGGTGGAAACCTTGCATCAGTGCACAGCTTTGAAGAGCATAACGCGATTCAGAGTATGATACAGGGGCAGATGATGGGGTATCCTCTCACATGGCTTGGAGGCTACGATGCAACACAG GAGGGTACCTGGTTCTGGAGCGATGGTACACCCTTTACTATCAACTACTGGGCTCCAGGACAGCCTGATAATCGGGCAAATGCACACTGTCTCTTGATGAACTTTGGAG ATGAGAAGAAATTTGATGATCAGCCTTGCGACTACTCAAAGTCGTTCGTTTGTGGCAAAAAGCTGTGA
- the LOC119027030 gene encoding type-2 ice-structuring protein-like isoform X1 encodes MPAPLVTRLGEEGNRTTLSKIVITSNICITSTTKMLTVSLLVCAMMALTRAAEGEADSNSGPDGISTLAVIAPSCPDGWTSYNDHCFLYVPTTMTWANAEKHCQTQGGNLASVHSFEEHNAIQSMIQGQMMGYPLTWLGGYDATQEGTWFWSDGTPFTINYWAPGQPDNRANAHCLLMNFGDEKKFDDQPCDYSKSFVCGKKL; translated from the exons ATGCCTGCTCCTCTGGTGACGAGGCTGGGAG AGGAAGGCAACAGGACAACCCTCAGCAAG ATAGTCATCACTTCGAACATCTGTATCACCTCGACCACAAAGATGCTGACCGTGTCTCTACTTGTCTGTGCCATGATGGCTCTGACCAGAGCTGCTG AAGGAGAGGCTGATTCAAACTCAGGACCAGACg GCATCAGCACCCTAGCTGTGATAGCACCATCCTGTCCTGATGGTTGGACAAGTTACAATGATCACTGTTTCCTCTACGTTCCAACTACCATGACCTGGGCCAATGCTGAG AAACACTGTCAGACTCAGGGTGGAAACCTTGCATCAGTGCACAGCTTTGAAGAGCATAACGCGATTCAGAGTATGATACAGGGGCAGATGATGGGGTATCCTCTCACATGGCTTGGAGGCTACGATGCAACACAG GAGGGTACCTGGTTCTGGAGCGATGGTACACCCTTTACTATCAACTACTGGGCTCCAGGACAGCCTGATAATCGGGCAAATGCACACTGTCTCTTGATGAACTTTGGAG ATGAGAAGAAATTTGATGATCAGCCTTGCGACTACTCAAAGTCGTTCGTTTGTGGCAAAAAGCTGTGA
- the LOC119027030 gene encoding type-2 ice-structuring protein-like isoform X3 → MLTVSLLVCAMMALTRAAEGEADSNSGPDGISTLAVIAPSCPDGWTSYNDHCFLYVPTTMTWANAEKHCQTQGGNLASVHSFEEHNAIQSMIQGQMMGYPLTWLGGYDATQEGTWFWSDGTPFTINYWAPGQPDNRANAHCLLMNFGDEKKFDDQPCDYSKSFVCGKKL, encoded by the exons ATGCTGACCGTGTCTCTACTTGTCTGTGCCATGATGGCTCTGACCAGAGCTGCTG AAGGAGAGGCTGATTCAAACTCAGGACCAGACg GCATCAGCACCCTAGCTGTGATAGCACCATCCTGTCCTGATGGTTGGACAAGTTACAATGATCACTGTTTCCTCTACGTTCCAACTACCATGACCTGGGCCAATGCTGAG AAACACTGTCAGACTCAGGGTGGAAACCTTGCATCAGTGCACAGCTTTGAAGAGCATAACGCGATTCAGAGTATGATACAGGGGCAGATGATGGGGTATCCTCTCACATGGCTTGGAGGCTACGATGCAACACAG GAGGGTACCTGGTTCTGGAGCGATGGTACACCCTTTACTATCAACTACTGGGCTCCAGGACAGCCTGATAATCGGGCAAATGCACACTGTCTCTTGATGAACTTTGGAG ATGAGAAGAAATTTGATGATCAGCCTTGCGACTACTCAAAGTCGTTCGTTTGTGGCAAAAAGCTGTGA